A window of the Pseudomonas fluorescens genome harbors these coding sequences:
- a CDS encoding AmpG family muropeptide MFS transporter — protein MPRKTWRAALAAYASPSTLVLLLLGFAAGLPYMLVFSTLSVWLREAGVARETIGYASLIGLAYAFKWVWSPLLDQWRLPLLGKLGRRRSWLVLSQTLVILGLIGMGFCDPQKHLSWLIAIAVVVAFASATQDIAVDAYRLEIAEDNRQAALAASYMSGYRVAALLATAGALFFAEGFGSTGFNYQHSAWTGTYVLFGALMVPALLTTLLMREPPVPLRTQLQAGRYTFMHQLMSVFVLIILLVSVPAMFTQLYNTDFASVLFGDMSPLDLLLEDRAFLRAILYTTLTCLCLSAMGRRGLAPVLTPVNDFILRYRWQALLLLGLIATYRMSDTVMGVMANVFYIDQGFTKDQIASVSKIFGLIMTLVGAGMGGLLIVRFGILPILFIGGAASAATNLLFLMLADMGPNLQMLVVTISLDNFSSGLATSAFVAYLSSLTNLKFSATQYALLSSIMLLLPRLIGGYSGVMVEKFGYHNFFLITALLGVPTLVLIALHWFQESRREGPTPTPEPAPTSVVEES, from the coding sequence ATGCCCCGTAAAACCTGGCGCGCCGCGCTCGCCGCCTATGCCAGTCCTTCGACGCTCGTGCTGTTGTTGCTGGGTTTCGCCGCCGGCCTGCCGTACATGCTGGTGTTCTCGACACTTTCGGTCTGGCTGCGTGAAGCCGGTGTGGCCCGCGAGACGATCGGCTACGCCAGCCTGATCGGTCTGGCCTACGCCTTCAAATGGGTCTGGTCGCCCCTGCTCGACCAATGGCGCCTGCCGTTGCTCGGCAAGCTGGGGCGCCGCCGCTCGTGGCTGGTGCTCTCACAGACGCTGGTGATCCTCGGCCTGATCGGCATGGGCTTTTGCGACCCGCAGAAACACCTGTCCTGGCTGATCGCCATTGCGGTGGTCGTTGCATTCGCCTCTGCCACCCAGGACATCGCCGTCGACGCCTATCGACTGGAAATCGCCGAAGACAACCGTCAGGCCGCTCTGGCCGCCAGTTACATGTCCGGTTATCGGGTTGCCGCCCTGCTGGCGACGGCCGGTGCACTGTTCTTCGCCGAAGGCTTCGGCTCCACCGGTTTCAATTACCAGCATTCCGCCTGGACCGGCACCTACGTGTTGTTCGGCGCCTTGATGGTCCCTGCCCTGCTCACCACCCTGCTGATGCGCGAACCGCCGGTGCCGTTGCGCACCCAGTTGCAGGCCGGGCGCTACACCTTCATGCATCAGTTGATGTCTGTGTTCGTGCTGATCATTTTGCTGGTCTCCGTGCCGGCGATGTTCACCCAGCTCTACAACACCGATTTCGCCAGCGTGCTGTTTGGTGACATGAGCCCGCTGGACCTGCTGCTGGAAGACCGGGCGTTCCTGCGCGCGATCCTCTACACCACGCTGACCTGCCTGTGCCTCTCGGCCATGGGCCGTCGCGGTCTGGCGCCGGTGCTGACGCCGGTCAACGATTTCATCCTGCGCTACCGCTGGCAGGCGCTGCTGCTGCTCGGTCTGATTGCCACCTATCGGATGTCCGACACGGTGATGGGCGTGATGGCCAACGTGTTCTACATCGACCAGGGCTTCACCAAGGATCAGATCGCCAGCGTCAGCAAGATCTTCGGCCTGATCATGACCCTTGTCGGCGCCGGCATGGGCGGTCTGCTGATCGTGCGCTTCGGCATCCTGCCGATCCTGTTCATCGGCGGCGCTGCGTCGGCGGCCACCAACCTGCTGTTCCTGATGCTGGCCGACATGGGCCCGAACCTGCAGATGCTGGTGGTGACGATCTCCCTCGACAACTTCAGCTCGGGCCTGGCCACCTCGGCGTTCGTCGCCTACCTGTCGAGCCTGACCAACCTGAAGTTCTCCGCTACCCAGTACGCCCTGCTCAGCTCGATCATGCTCCTGCTGCCACGCCTGATCGGCGGCTACTCCGGGGTGATGGTGGAGAAGTTCGGCTATCACAACTTCTTCCTGATCACCGCGCTGCTCGGCGTTCCGACCCTGGTGCTGATCGCCCTGCACTGGTTCCAGGAGAGCCGTCGCGAAGGCCCGACGCCGACGCCGGAACCTGCACCGACCTCCGTCGTGGAAGAATCGTAA
- a CDS encoding MGMT family protein yields MHACENDPQIRRTALYSTLAQVPEGKVVSYGQLAELAGLGRAARWVGRTLSQLPGDTKLPWHRVIGAGGRISLPAGSPSGDEQRARLRMEGITVLNNRVDIRRHGWRPVEHSG; encoded by the coding sequence ATGCATGCCTGCGAAAACGATCCGCAAATCCGACGCACGGCACTCTATTCCACCCTCGCCCAAGTGCCCGAGGGCAAGGTCGTCAGCTATGGTCAGTTGGCCGAACTGGCGGGTTTGGGGCGCGCCGCCCGTTGGGTCGGTCGTACCCTGAGCCAATTGCCCGGCGACACCAAGCTGCCCTGGCACCGTGTAATCGGCGCCGGCGGGCGGATCAGCCTGCCGGCGGGCAGCCCGTCCGGGGACGAACAGCGGGCGAGATTGCGCATGGAAGGCATCACCGTCCTGAACAATCGTGTGGATATTCGGCGCCATGGCTGGCGTCCGGTAGAGCACAGCGGTTAG